The proteins below are encoded in one region of Halocatena salina:
- a CDS encoding HD domain-containing protein, which yields MTEELSSLARRLAMPYYEDALPAHDEFHAKRVRNLSVRLADECGTAVDRAILSAAAWLHDIGRPRERVGEIDHHDKWATTKAAALLDAEGVASARIDAITHCIRAHSIRSSSPEPETIEAKLLFDADKLDAAGARGIVRLACIIGERSGRTGEQYAVIDDATASDTIGSDRPDVTLLRKWARERLDRLYTLPAKQLGTARWEFMEAFFDRFADELGVDGNR from the coding sequence ATGACGGAGGAATTGAGTTCGCTTGCTCGACGGTTGGCGATGCCCTACTACGAAGATGCGCTTCCGGCGCACGATGAATTCCACGCCAAGCGCGTGCGGAATCTGTCCGTTCGGTTGGCGGATGAGTGTGGTACCGCCGTCGACCGTGCCATCCTGTCTGCAGCGGCGTGGCTCCACGATATCGGCCGTCCACGAGAGCGAGTCGGAGAGATCGATCATCACGACAAGTGGGCGACGACGAAAGCGGCGGCGCTGCTCGACGCCGAAGGCGTAGCGAGTGCCCGAATCGATGCGATCACACACTGCATCCGAGCGCACAGCATTCGGTCGAGTTCTCCAGAACCGGAGACGATCGAAGCGAAACTGCTGTTCGATGCGGACAAGTTGGACGCCGCTGGGGCGCGTGGGATCGTTCGGCTGGCCTGTATCATCGGGGAACGCTCGGGGCGAACCGGAGAGCAGTACGCCGTGATCGACGACGCGACAGCGTCGGATACGATCGGATCGGATCGCCCGGACGTGACGCTTCTTCGGAAGTGGGCACGTGAGCGTCTCGATCGGTTGTACACGCTACCAGCGAAACAGCTCGGAACTGCCCGCTGGGAGTTCATGGAGGCGTTTTTCGACCGGTTCGCTGATGAACTCGGCGTCGACGGGAACCGGTAG
- a CDS encoding enoyl-CoA hydratase/isomerase family protein codes for MTDYKTLHVETDESVARIALDSPAGFNSLTTTMAEELFTVITALNDDETVRCLVLTGTEAFCSGADLTALDGDERDAPRLRRLASTLHDSVIQLHQADTPVVTGINGVAAGAGVGLALGGDLVVMAEDATIQFAYPEIGLTGDGGATFLLPRLVGLRRAKEIALLDEPIGADHAVSLGLVTESVPADSFDERLDAVAQRLADGPTAALSATKRLLTESFDRDLAQQLAKETDAIATAARTEDYQRGYAAFFEDDDPEFIGR; via the coding sequence ATGACCGATTACAAGACCCTTCACGTCGAGACCGACGAGTCGGTCGCTCGGATCGCGCTCGACAGCCCAGCTGGTTTCAACTCGCTCACGACGACGATGGCTGAGGAACTCTTCACGGTAATCACGGCGCTAAACGACGACGAAACCGTTCGGTGTTTGGTGCTTACGGGCACCGAAGCGTTCTGTTCGGGAGCCGATCTCACGGCACTGGATGGTGACGAGCGGGATGCGCCACGATTGCGACGGCTCGCTTCGACGCTTCACGACAGCGTGATCCAGCTCCATCAGGCGGATACGCCGGTCGTGACCGGGATCAACGGCGTCGCCGCTGGTGCGGGCGTCGGGTTGGCGCTCGGTGGAGATCTCGTCGTGATGGCAGAGGATGCCACGATCCAGTTCGCGTATCCGGAGATCGGACTCACCGGCGACGGTGGTGCGACGTTTCTGTTGCCCCGACTGGTCGGGCTTCGCCGGGCCAAAGAGATCGCTCTGCTCGACGAACCCATCGGGGCCGATCACGCTGTGAGTCTCGGTCTCGTTACCGAGAGCGTTCCCGCCGACTCGTTCGACGAGCGACTCGACGCCGTCGCCCAGCGGCTCGCAGACGGCCCGACCGCCGCGCTCAGCGCGACCAAGCGGCTGCTCACCGAGAGTTTCGACCGGGATCTCGCCCAACAGCTCGCAAAGGAAACCGACGCTATCGCAACTGCCGCCCGAACCGAGGATTATCAACGGGGGTATGCAGCGTTTTTCGAGGACGACGATCCGGAGTTCATCGGTCGGTAG
- the dnaJ gene encoding molecular chaperone DnaJ — MSDDFYDVLGVSRDASEDEIKSAYRKKAAEYHPDVSDDPNAEEKFKQVKKAKEVLTDDQARQAYDQMGHERFEQAEKRGGFDGGPGAGAGGDPFGGVGGDSPFGDIFDQFFGGGNGRRSGARPGRDLQTRLRIDLEDAYHGVEKRMTVNRPEQCDECDGTGHPPDAESRTCSVCNGRGQRTTVQQTPLGRVQQTQTCRECEGTGTVYTASCSTCDGDGQVVNETTLTVDVPAGISDGQTLRLEREGAPSESGGPNGDLLVEIAVESHPDFERDGNDLVHRLAVSFPQVVFGDEVEVPTIDGAASFEIPSGTQSGERFRLQGKGMPRLQRRGQGDLYVYVQVVTPESMNEEQREALRAFAEAGGEEIDVSQGFFEKLKHSL, encoded by the coding sequence ATGAGCGACGATTTTTATGACGTACTTGGCGTCTCTCGTGATGCAAGCGAGGACGAGATCAAATCGGCGTACCGGAAGAAGGCTGCGGAGTATCATCCGGACGTGAGCGACGATCCCAACGCAGAAGAGAAGTTCAAGCAGGTCAAGAAGGCCAAGGAGGTGCTCACCGATGATCAGGCCCGCCAAGCGTACGACCAGATGGGCCACGAGCGCTTCGAGCAAGCGGAAAAACGCGGTGGGTTCGACGGCGGGCCCGGAGCGGGTGCGGGCGGGGATCCGTTCGGTGGTGTCGGTGGGGACAGCCCATTCGGAGACATTTTCGATCAGTTTTTTGGCGGTGGAAACGGTCGTCGCAGCGGTGCGCGTCCGGGTCGTGATCTCCAGACCCGGCTGCGGATCGATCTCGAAGACGCCTATCACGGCGTCGAAAAACGGATGACAGTCAACCGGCCCGAACAGTGTGACGAATGTGACGGGACGGGACATCCACCGGACGCGGAATCTCGGACCTGCTCGGTGTGTAACGGCAGGGGGCAACGAACTACCGTTCAGCAAACGCCGCTCGGACGAGTCCAGCAAACACAGACGTGCCGGGAGTGTGAAGGGACCGGCACGGTTTACACGGCAAGCTGTTCGACGTGTGATGGCGACGGACAGGTCGTCAATGAAACGACGCTCACGGTCGACGTTCCAGCCGGGATCAGCGACGGACAGACGCTCCGATTGGAGCGCGAGGGCGCACCAAGCGAGAGCGGCGGCCCGAACGGCGATCTACTCGTCGAGATCGCCGTTGAATCGCATCCCGACTTCGAACGCGACGGCAACGATCTCGTCCATCGACTTGCAGTGTCGTTCCCGCAGGTGGTGTTCGGTGATGAGGTCGAAGTGCCGACGATTGACGGGGCCGCATCCTTCGAAATCCCGTCTGGAACGCAAAGCGGCGAACGGTTCCGGCTACAAGGGAAAGGGATGCCTCGATTGCAACGCCGGGGGCAGGGCGATCTCTACGTGTACGTGCAGGTCGTCACGCCCGAGAGCATGAACGAAGAGCAGCGTGAGGCGCTACGGGCGTTCGCCGAAGCTGGTGGCGAGGAGATCGACGTGAGCCAAGGATTCTTCGAGAAGCTCAAACATTCGTTGTGA
- a CDS encoding AMP-binding protein, with amino-acid sequence MTGLEELLTRDRRTDSTALRDEANDHQYDYRRFCTTVWKVGNLLHHFGVRSGTPVVIAGDRQPEPVLSVLATAMLGGVVRFGSEATTEAKVIVAPTPDLEPNCPPGTHRIGYGERPDDPGDTFFEQDVWRENPTEPPATVDPDAPVLQAGETIYTHRALLNSAQSVVDRQKLTADSTVAVRAPLERPETIVAGIIAPLVAGATILLPDDGVDDCLIVVENGSDSQRRVIDAVEL; translated from the coding sequence GTGACCGGCCTTGAGGAGCTACTCACCCGCGATCGGCGAACTGATTCGACGGCGCTTCGAGACGAGGCAAACGACCACCAGTACGACTATCGACGGTTCTGTACGACGGTGTGGAAAGTCGGAAACCTGCTCCATCACTTCGGCGTACGGTCGGGGACGCCAGTCGTCATCGCCGGGGACCGACAGCCGGAGCCGGTACTCTCGGTGCTCGCAACGGCGATGCTCGGCGGTGTCGTTCGTTTCGGGAGCGAAGCAACCACCGAAGCGAAGGTGATCGTCGCTCCGACCCCCGATTTAGAGCCGAACTGTCCGCCCGGAACCCACCGGATCGGCTACGGTGAGCGACCGGACGACCCGGGCGACACCTTCTTTGAGCAGGACGTATGGCGCGAGAACCCCACGGAGCCACCGGCTACTGTCGACCCAGACGCACCGGTGCTTCAAGCGGGAGAAACGATCTACACCCACAGGGCGCTGCTCAACTCGGCCCAGTCAGTCGTCGATCGGCAGAAACTCACCGCCGATAGCACGGTCGCCGTTCGCGCGCCGCTCGAACGACCCGAAACGATCGTGGCCGGGATCATCGCACCATTGGTAGCTGGCGCGACCATTCTGCTTCCCGACGACGGCGTGGACGACTGTCTCATCGTCGTCGAAAACGGATCGGACTCCCAACGCCGCGTGATCGATGCGGTTGAGCTGTGA
- a CDS encoding AMP-binding protein, translated as MSDTSMMDEIVYDPDRTTVESTNVFEFMDEYDITDHDALIERSQDVEWFWDELVEYLGIEFYEPYDRVRDDTEGPQFTDWYPGGTINIAHNTVDRHARPDSPTRNSVATIWEGEDGTVREVTYHELHRESNKVANALVERGIETGDTVGLYMPMVPEVVSILYGCFKVGAIAVPIFSGFGVDATATRIGDAECSVLFTGDGFRRRGSDVILKDTADEAIDVAGHVEHTIVYDRLGADVPWNDSRDERWDEAVGACSAAFETRELDASAESMLLYSSGTTGMPKGIVHTHAGIQMQCAKEMYFGFDHKPGDRFFWVSDIGWMMGPWTLIGNHTFGGTVFIYEGAPDYPQPDRFWKMIDRHELSVFGISPTAIRALRKQGNGWLSDHDLSSLRLLGSTGEPWDPESWHWFFENVGGGEIPIINISGGTEICGCFLMPLPGMALKPCTLGKPGLGMAVDIVDASGESVAEDNERGFLVARDSCPSMTKSLWSGDERYLTEYWSTFEDPPMWDHGDWAQQDEDGFWFLHGRADDALNVAGRKVGPAEVEGALMDSDLVNQAAAIGAEDATTGTAVVAYVITAPGVEASDDLRTQLREQVGETLGKPFRPRNVLFVDEFPKTQSGKIVRRAIESVYNDEELGDLSSIENPGALERLEDAR; from the coding sequence ATGAGCGACACCTCGATGATGGACGAGATCGTCTACGATCCAGACCGGACGACCGTCGAATCGACGAACGTCTTCGAGTTCATGGACGAGTACGACATCACGGACCACGATGCGTTGATCGAACGCAGTCAGGACGTAGAGTGGTTCTGGGACGAGCTGGTGGAGTACTTGGGCATCGAATTCTACGAGCCGTACGACCGCGTTCGAGACGATACGGAGGGTCCTCAGTTCACTGATTGGTATCCCGGTGGGACGATCAACATCGCCCACAACACGGTGGATCGGCACGCTCGGCCGGACAGTCCCACCCGAAACTCGGTGGCGACGATCTGGGAGGGCGAGGACGGTACCGTTCGAGAGGTCACCTACCACGAACTGCATCGGGAGTCGAACAAGGTAGCCAACGCGTTGGTGGAGCGAGGGATCGAGACCGGCGATACGGTGGGACTGTACATGCCGATGGTCCCCGAGGTCGTGTCGATCTTGTATGGGTGTTTCAAGGTGGGTGCGATCGCTGTGCCGATCTTTTCGGGCTTTGGCGTCGATGCCACCGCAACCCGGATTGGGGACGCCGAATGTTCGGTGTTGTTCACTGGGGACGGCTTCCGTCGGCGCGGGAGCGACGTCATTCTGAAAGACACCGCCGACGAGGCGATCGACGTGGCAGGCCACGTCGAGCACACGATCGTCTACGACCGACTCGGTGCCGACGTTCCGTGGAACGATTCCCGGGACGAACGGTGGGACGAGGCCGTCGGTGCGTGCTCGGCTGCGTTCGAAACCCGCGAACTCGATGCGAGCGCCGAATCGATGTTGTTGTACTCTTCGGGCACTACCGGAATGCCGAAAGGCATCGTTCACACCCACGCTGGAATCCAGATGCAGTGTGCAAAGGAGATGTACTTCGGTTTCGATCACAAACCCGGTGATCGGTTCTTCTGGGTGTCAGACATCGGTTGGATGATGGGGCCATGGACGCTCATCGGCAACCACACGTTCGGCGGCACGGTGTTCATCTACGAGGGTGCGCCGGATTACCCCCAGCCGGATCGCTTCTGGAAAATGATCGACCGTCACGAGCTGTCGGTGTTCGGCATCTCTCCCACCGCGATCAGGGCGCTTCGCAAACAGGGCAACGGGTGGCTCTCCGATCACGATCTCTCTTCGCTTCGGCTACTCGGATCGACCGGTGAGCCGTGGGACCCCGAGTCATGGCACTGGTTCTTCGAGAACGTAGGTGGTGGCGAGATTCCCATCATCAACATCTCCGGGGGCACCGAGATCTGTGGCTGTTTCCTGATGCCCCTTCCCGGGATGGCGCTCAAACCGTGTACCCTCGGCAAACCCGGACTCGGCATGGCCGTCGACATCGTGGACGCATCGGGCGAGAGTGTTGCTGAAGACAACGAACGCGGATTTCTCGTCGCCCGGGATTCGTGTCCCTCGATGACGAAATCGCTCTGGTCGGGTGATGAGCGGTATCTCACGGAGTACTGGTCGACGTTCGAGGATCCACCGATGTGGGACCACGGTGACTGGGCACAACAGGATGAAGACGGCTTTTGGTTCCTCCACGGCCGCGCCGACGACGCGCTCAACGTTGCCGGACGGAAGGTCGGTCCCGCCGAGGTCGAGGGCGCGCTCATGGACAGTGATCTCGTCAACCAGGCCGCAGCCATCGGTGCGGAGGACGCCACGACCGGAACGGCGGTCGTCGCGTATGTCATCACGGCACCGGGCGTCGAGGCGTCCGATGATCTCCGGACACAACTGCGCGAGCAGGTTGGCGAAACGCTCGGAAAGCCGTTCCGTCCCCGAAACGTGTTGTTCGTCGACGAGTTTCCGAAAACTCAATCCGGAAAGATCGTCCGTCGCGCGATCGAATCGGTGTACAACGACGAGGAACTCGGCGATCTTTCGAGCATCGAGAACCCCGGTGCACTCGAACGACTTGAAGACGCGCGCTAA
- a CDS encoding GNAT family N-acetyltransferase: MYVRDAKNREEVWLLDHIEEMGLDETTFRSRDYVIAIDEKTSKKAGFGRIRLHKTGKETERSPSGQGTGGEICELTSIGVLDDWRRQGVGAHVVERLVETAMDQGFETVYSLTDEPEYLGQFGFEVIEPDELPEVLQNRLSEKRESLAPKAVPMAINSGAFEMPARLRERFKHAAEQVSEDEPKETPEDFGIDSESATYKYDI; encoded by the coding sequence ATGTACGTCCGGGACGCCAAAAACCGAGAAGAAGTTTGGTTGCTCGACCACATCGAGGAGATGGGGCTCGATGAAACCACGTTCCGGTCACGCGATTACGTCATTGCCATCGACGAGAAGACGAGCAAAAAAGCAGGATTCGGCCGGATCAGACTGCATAAAACGGGCAAAGAGACCGAACGAAGTCCGAGCGGACAGGGCACGGGCGGGGAAATCTGTGAACTCACGAGTATCGGTGTACTCGACGACTGGCGTCGACAAGGCGTCGGTGCACACGTCGTCGAGCGCCTCGTCGAGACCGCAATGGACCAAGGATTCGAGACGGTGTACTCCCTCACCGACGAGCCGGAGTATCTCGGCCAGTTTGGGTTCGAGGTGATCGAACCCGATGAGCTTCCCGAGGTTCTGCAAAACCGGCTGTCGGAAAAACGCGAGTCGCTCGCACCAAAAGCGGTTCCGATGGCGATCAACAGCGGCGCGTTCGAGATGCCGGCTCGGCTCCGAGAGCGGTTCAAACACGCCGCCGAACAGGTCTCGGAGGATGAACCGAAAGAAACACCGGAAGATTTCGGTATCGATTCCGAATCAGCAACGTACAAATATGACATATAA